One Natrinema halophilum genomic window carries:
- a CDS encoding MinD/ParA family ATP-binding protein yields the protein MSQETVYAIASGKGGVGKTTTTVNLGTALAEAGKRVVVVDADLGMANLAGFVSLSPDSTTLYDVLAGDASIDDATYRLADNIFAVPSGTSLDDYAETSPEGLGKAVAKLRSKFDYVFLDIGAGISHETVLPLGLADAVVLVSTPEPAAIHDSKKTLELTKRAGGSVAGLILTRTRPDSDVSHEDLADRLGVSLLGSVPEDSAARDSVYAGTPLVVFEPNGPGAVAYRRIAADLTDVDVAEPATDGGANRPAETEADSTQTAEPDGDSASREAAHDDVSSAITEAETDP from the coding sequence ATGTCTCAGGAGACGGTCTACGCTATCGCGAGCGGGAAGGGTGGTGTCGGGAAAACGACGACGACGGTCAACCTCGGTACGGCGCTGGCCGAGGCAGGGAAGCGGGTCGTCGTCGTCGACGCCGACCTGGGAATGGCGAATCTCGCCGGATTCGTCAGTCTCTCTCCCGACTCGACGACCCTATACGACGTATTGGCCGGCGATGCATCGATCGACGACGCAACGTATCGATTGGCGGACAACATATTCGCCGTTCCGAGCGGGACCAGCCTCGACGATTACGCCGAAACTTCACCCGAAGGGCTCGGCAAGGCCGTCGCCAAGCTTCGGTCGAAGTTCGATTACGTTTTCCTCGACATCGGCGCCGGTATCAGCCACGAGACCGTCTTGCCGCTCGGACTCGCCGACGCGGTCGTTCTCGTTTCGACACCCGAACCGGCCGCCATTCACGACTCGAAGAAGACCCTCGAGCTGACCAAGCGCGCCGGTGGCTCCGTCGCCGGCCTGATCCTCACTCGGACCCGCCCCGATAGCGACGTCTCTCACGAAGACCTCGCCGACCGTCTCGGGGTGTCGCTACTCGGAAGCGTCCCCGAAGATTCCGCCGCCCGGGACAGCGTCTACGCCGGCACGCCGCTCGTCGTATTCGAACCGAACGGGCCCGGAGCCGTCGCCTACCGCCGAATCGCAGCGGATCTAACGGACGTCGACGTCGCGGAGCCCGCCACCGACGGCGGTGCGAACAGACCCGCGGAGACCGAAGCCGACTCGACGCAGACGGCCGAACCGGACGGCGACTCGGCGAGTCGGGAGGCAGCGCACGACGACGTTTCGAGTGCGATCACGGAAGCAGAAACCGACCCCTGA
- a CDS encoding NAD-dependent epimerase/dehydratase family protein — protein sequence MSLSDRRALVTGGAGFIGSHLAERLLADGSDVLLVDDLSNGDRDRIPDGAEFLEADLTEPTALDGHLDDVDVVFHLAASKHVDTDRPHGQFDDNTRMTRNILEAMADADVTEIAYTSTSTVYGEAPRPTPEDYAPLEPISAYGASKLADEGLLSARAHSHDLTVWNFRFANVVGPRLRGAVIPDFIEKLRDDPEHLTILGDGRQEKSYLHVEDCLDAMFHVVDHANAAMNTYNLGTRTTTSVDRIATIVAEELGVDPDREYTGGERGWTGDVPKMRLSIEKLSALGWEPSLSSDEAVRRSTREIIEEFQ from the coding sequence ATGTCACTTTCGGATCGACGGGCTCTCGTCACGGGTGGTGCCGGATTCATCGGCTCGCACCTCGCCGAGCGCCTGCTCGCGGACGGGTCGGACGTGCTCCTCGTCGACGACCTCTCGAATGGCGATCGCGATCGTATCCCGGACGGCGCGGAGTTTCTCGAGGCCGATCTCACGGAGCCAACCGCGCTCGACGGCCACCTCGACGATGTCGACGTCGTTTTTCACCTGGCGGCGTCGAAGCACGTCGACACGGACCGGCCACACGGTCAGTTCGACGACAATACGCGAATGACGCGAAACATCCTCGAAGCGATGGCCGACGCCGACGTGACGGAAATCGCCTACACCTCCACTTCGACGGTCTACGGCGAGGCCCCGCGGCCGACGCCCGAGGATTATGCGCCGCTCGAGCCGATCAGCGCCTACGGTGCCAGCAAGTTAGCCGACGAAGGGTTACTCTCCGCGCGGGCACACAGCCACGATCTCACCGTCTGGAACTTCCGCTTCGCGAACGTCGTGGGGCCGCGACTGCGCGGCGCAGTGATCCCGGACTTCATCGAGAAGCTCCGGGACGACCCCGAGCACCTGACGATCCTCGGTGACGGCCGTCAGGAGAAGTCCTACCTTCACGTCGAGGACTGCCTCGACGCCATGTTCCACGTCGTCGATCATGCGAACGCGGCGATGAACACCTACAATCTCGGGACGCGCACGACGACGTCGGTCGACCGGATCGCGACGATCGTCGCCGAGGAGCTGGGTGTCGACCCCGACCGCGAATACACCGGCGGCGAACGGGGATGGACCGGCGACGTCCCGAAGATGCGCCTCTCCATCGAGAAGCTGTCCGCGCTCGGCTGGGAACCCAGCCTTTCGAGTGACGAGGCGGTGCGGCGCTCGACTCGAGAGATCATCGAGGAATTTCAGTAA
- a CDS encoding ABC transporter permease, which produces MTIREQVSRTVDRGTDGDDSAVDVGLTLLAAAIAAVLVLPLTWLVVDAAGLGVRAFELAVAPKSIDVLVRSVALVAVVTGASVLLGVPLAVLTVQGEIPFPRFWTVLAALPLAVPSYLGAFAFVSAFGPQGELADLLAPLGIESIPSVYGFAGAAFVLTLYTYPYVFLTTRAALLSFDGSLVEAARTLNTGRWEAFRRITFPQILPGITAGALLVALYALSDFGTPNIMRVEVFTQFIYARHVFARDYAALLSLQLLTVSAIILAIESRLGVDESGAYESSSHRGSIGLELGAWRYPALLLPIVVSLLAIVLPIAIFGMWLTTGGPGYQVGRLTFSWEYGVNSAYVAVLAAAVSVLVALPIAIASVTADSRLAALANRVPYVGYATPGVVLALALLSFTLDVFPAIYKTVPLLVFAYVVRFMPQAIGSIRTSTLQVDRQLVEAAHTLGRSRLNTFRTVTLPLILPGVAAGAALVFLTTMKELPATLMLRPLGFETLVTFIWRVEETGLYGQAAVPALVLICISGLSMAVIVAQEGR; this is translated from the coding sequence ATGACGATCCGAGAGCAGGTTTCGCGGACAGTCGATCGCGGGACGGACGGAGACGACTCCGCCGTCGACGTCGGACTCACGCTGCTTGCGGCTGCCATCGCGGCCGTACTGGTGCTTCCGCTGACCTGGCTCGTCGTCGATGCCGCCGGCCTCGGTGTCCGGGCGTTCGAACTCGCCGTCGCTCCCAAAAGCATCGACGTGCTGGTCCGAAGCGTCGCTCTCGTGGCAGTCGTTACCGGCGCGAGCGTACTCCTCGGGGTTCCCCTCGCAGTGTTGACCGTTCAGGGAGAGATCCCGTTCCCCCGATTCTGGACCGTTCTCGCTGCACTTCCCCTCGCGGTTCCGAGTTATCTCGGGGCGTTCGCGTTCGTCTCGGCATTCGGTCCGCAGGGAGAACTCGCGGACCTCCTCGCACCCCTTGGCATCGAGTCGATTCCCTCGGTGTACGGGTTCGCCGGGGCTGCGTTCGTGCTGACGCTTTACACCTATCCCTACGTGTTCCTGACGACGCGCGCGGCGCTGCTCTCGTTCGACGGTTCGCTCGTCGAGGCAGCGCGAACGCTCAACACCGGCCGGTGGGAGGCTTTCCGTCGGATCACGTTCCCACAAATCCTTCCGGGGATTACGGCTGGTGCACTGCTCGTAGCACTGTACGCGCTTTCGGACTTCGGCACGCCAAACATCATGCGAGTCGAGGTTTTCACGCAGTTCATCTACGCCCGGCACGTCTTCGCCCGCGATTACGCCGCGTTGCTCTCGCTACAGCTGCTGACCGTGTCCGCGATTATCCTCGCGATCGAATCCCGACTCGGCGTGGACGAATCGGGGGCGTACGAGAGCAGTAGCCATCGCGGCAGCATCGGTCTCGAGCTCGGGGCCTGGCGGTATCCGGCCCTGCTCCTTCCGATCGTGGTCTCGTTGCTCGCGATCGTCCTGCCTATCGCCATCTTCGGAATGTGGCTGACCACGGGCGGGCCCGGGTATCAGGTCGGCCGGCTGACGTTCAGCTGGGAGTACGGGGTGAACTCGGCTTACGTCGCGGTGCTGGCCGCCGCCGTTTCGGTCCTCGTCGCGTTGCCGATCGCGATCGCGTCGGTGACGGCCGATTCGCGCCTGGCTGCGCTGGCCAATCGCGTCCCGTACGTCGGATACGCGACGCCCGGGGTCGTCCTGGCTCTCGCGTTGCTCAGTTTCACGCTCGACGTCTTCCCGGCGATTTACAAGACGGTACCGCTGCTCGTGTTCGCGTACGTCGTCAGATTCATGCCCCAGGCGATCGGATCGATCCGGACCTCGACGCTGCAGGTGGACCGGCAACTCGTCGAAGCGGCCCACACCCTGGGACGGTCGCGGTTGAACACCTTCCGTACGGTGACGCTCCCGCTCATCCTGCCGGGAGTCGCAGCGGGGGCTGCGCTGGTGTTTCTCACGACGATGAAAGAACTGCCCGCGACGCTCATGTTGCGCCCGCTGGGATTCGAGACGCTCGTGACGTTCATCTGGCGGGTCGAGGAAACGGGCCTGTACGGACAGGCCGCAGTCCCGGCGCTCGTTTTGATCTGTATCTCCGGCCTGTCGATGGCCGTGATCGTCGCTCAGGAAGGACGGTGA
- the argS gene encoding arginine--tRNA ligase yields the protein MFLSLRAEVADALEGALSTLDFPTDDLGLEEPPDDVGSVLASSVAFRLAGEAGAAPPQVAGRIAAEIDADELTYVSEVLTQGPYLNFLPGDDYFAVTLERATDDSYGSLPDRSESVVVEHTSANPTGPVHVGRARNPIIGDAVANVLAFAGYDVDRHYYVNDAGRQMAVFTWAYETFDEDDLEAEPERDRIEYDLVRYYRKGNAYLENAPEADVEAAEAEIESIMQGLEAGDDEAYERVSEVVDQVLGGMTECLARLPAEFDEFVKETRFMRNGATDDLVDRLRALDEAIYEEDAWQFELDEHGIDKNLVFLRSDDTSLYVTRDLAHHEWKFDEYDRAVTVLGEDHKLQARQLRTTLELLGNDTDQLQQVLYSYVNLPEGKMSTRRGTGVDLDDLLDEAIDRARGEVEDRLDDRIRDDDLDDADIERIAHQVGIGAVRYDIVSKQPTKAITFEWDRALDFEAQSAPYVQYVHARCCGILEEAGIDPDTGMDDVETAVDADLLETPEERDLLETIARFPAIVDEAADDLEPHQVATYTREFADRFNAFYRECPVLADDVDPDLRNARLALVAASKHAVANALSILGVAAPRSM from the coding sequence ATGTTCCTCTCCCTACGCGCGGAAGTCGCGGACGCCCTCGAAGGGGCGCTTTCGACGCTCGATTTTCCGACGGACGATCTGGGACTCGAAGAACCGCCGGACGACGTCGGCAGCGTCCTCGCCTCGAGCGTGGCGTTCAGACTGGCGGGCGAAGCGGGGGCGGCGCCGCCCCAGGTCGCCGGGCGGATCGCGGCCGAAATCGACGCCGACGAGCTGACGTACGTATCCGAGGTACTGACCCAGGGCCCCTACCTCAACTTTCTGCCGGGCGACGACTACTTCGCGGTGACACTCGAGCGGGCGACCGACGACTCCTACGGCAGTCTCCCGGATCGGTCGGAATCGGTCGTCGTCGAACACACGAGCGCGAACCCGACGGGACCGGTCCACGTCGGCCGCGCCCGGAATCCGATCATCGGGGACGCCGTCGCGAACGTCCTCGCGTTCGCCGGGTACGACGTCGACCGACACTACTACGTCAACGACGCGGGCCGGCAGATGGCCGTCTTCACCTGGGCCTACGAGACGTTCGACGAGGACGACCTCGAGGCCGAACCCGAGCGCGACCGCATCGAGTACGACCTGGTTCGCTACTACCGAAAGGGCAACGCGTACCTGGAAAATGCGCCGGAAGCCGACGTCGAGGCGGCCGAAGCGGAAATCGAGTCGATTATGCAGGGACTCGAGGCAGGCGACGACGAGGCCTACGAGCGAGTTAGCGAGGTCGTCGATCAGGTTCTCGGTGGAATGACGGAGTGCCTCGCTCGATTGCCCGCGGAGTTTGACGAGTTCGTCAAGGAGACGCGGTTCATGCGAAACGGTGCGACCGACGACCTCGTCGATCGCCTCCGGGCTCTCGACGAAGCGATCTACGAGGAAGACGCCTGGCAGTTCGAACTCGACGAACACGGTATCGACAAGAATCTCGTTTTCCTGCGGTCGGACGACACCTCGCTGTACGTCACCCGCGACCTGGCCCACCACGAGTGGAAGTTCGACGAGTACGACCGCGCGGTAACCGTCCTCGGTGAGGACCACAAACTCCAGGCCCGACAGCTCCGAACGACGCTCGAGTTGTTGGGCAACGACACGGATCAACTGCAGCAGGTCCTCTATTCGTACGTCAACCTTCCCGAAGGGAAGATGAGTACGCGCCGCGGCACCGGCGTCGATCTGGACGACCTGCTCGACGAAGCGATCGACCGCGCCCGCGGGGAAGTAGAGGACCGACTCGACGACCGCATCCGGGATGACGATCTGGACGACGCGGATATCGAGCGCATCGCCCATCAGGTGGGAATCGGCGCCGTCCGCTACGACATCGTCTCCAAGCAGCCGACGAAGGCGATCACCTTCGAGTGGGACCGGGCACTCGACTTCGAGGCCCAGTCCGCTCCGTACGTCCAATACGTTCACGCGCGCTGCTGTGGCATCCTGGAAGAAGCGGGAATCGATCCGGACACGGGCATGGACGACGTCGAAACGGCCGTCGACGCCGATCTCCTCGAAACCCCCGAAGAACGGGACTTACTCGAGACGATCGCGCGGTTCCCGGCTATCGTCGACGAGGCCGCGGACGACCTCGAGCCACATCAGGTCGCGACGTACACGCGCGAGTTCGCCGACCGATTCAACGCTTTCTACCGGGAGTGTCCGGTGCTTGCTGACGACGTCGATCCCGACCTTCGCAACGCACGGCTGGCGCTGGTGGCCGCCTCGAAACACGCGGTCGCGAACGCGCTGTCGATCCTCGGCGTTGCCGCGCCGCGCTCGATGTGA
- a CDS encoding alpha-1 4-glucan-protein synthase, whose protein sequence is MKRDICVIVPTIREYECLRSYFGNARDHGFDLSRLHVVLVTEDFCETDAMQAMLDDEGVSGDVFDGSRREEWYADHDVAEYAHVVPDASHAETSFGLLYMWAHDEFDYGFFIDDDTLPHPDEDFFGTHMQNLAFEGEIESVSADERWVNVLYQNADDHGLYPRGYPYSAMGETVETGTTEIDGGDVVASQGLWTNVPDLDAVRILMDGDLEGQAQTRTSSEDFGDDFVAARGNYLTVCSMNLAFRREVIPAFYQLPMDDNEWNVGRFDDIWSGVFLKRACDILDKRIYNGAPLCEHNKAPRSTFDDLNNEVPGLELNEHLWRIIDSVEPAVPRAAQSAEPSAVEVAGDADDYAVVFEAMGRELADGDWEEYTNGAFFNHVGEYMLDWVECLATLGSDAGLETDRAQIVADD, encoded by the coding sequence ATGAAACGCGACATCTGCGTTATCGTGCCGACGATCCGGGAGTACGAGTGTCTGCGCTCGTACTTCGGGAACGCTCGCGATCACGGCTTCGACCTCTCGCGGCTCCACGTCGTTCTCGTCACCGAGGACTTCTGCGAGACAGACGCGATGCAGGCGATGCTCGACGACGAAGGTGTCTCGGGCGACGTTTTCGACGGCAGTCGCCGCGAGGAGTGGTACGCAGACCACGACGTAGCGGAGTACGCCCACGTCGTCCCGGATGCAAGCCACGCCGAGACGAGCTTCGGACTGCTTTACATGTGGGCTCACGACGAGTTCGACTACGGGTTTTTCATCGACGACGATACGCTCCCCCACCCCGACGAAGATTTCTTCGGAACACATATGCAGAACTTGGCTTTCGAGGGCGAGATCGAGTCGGTGTCCGCAGACGAGCGGTGGGTGAACGTACTCTATCAGAACGCGGACGACCACGGCCTCTATCCGCGCGGATATCCCTACTCGGCGATGGGCGAGACCGTCGAGACCGGAACGACCGAGATCGACGGTGGTGACGTCGTCGCCTCGCAGGGTCTGTGGACGAACGTCCCCGACCTCGACGCCGTGCGCATTCTCATGGACGGCGACCTCGAGGGACAGGCCCAGACCCGAACCAGCAGCGAGGACTTCGGCGACGATTTCGTCGCCGCTCGCGGGAACTACCTCACGGTCTGCTCGATGAACCTCGCATTCCGGCGCGAGGTGATCCCCGCGTTCTACCAGCTGCCGATGGACGATAACGAGTGGAACGTCGGGCGATTCGACGATATCTGGTCGGGAGTCTTCCTCAAGCGAGCCTGTGACATCCTCGACAAGCGGATCTACAACGGCGCGCCGCTTTGCGAACACAACAAGGCCCCCCGAAGCACCTTCGACGACCTCAATAACGAGGTTCCCGGCCTCGAACTCAACGAACACCTCTGGCGGATAATCGACAGCGTGGAACCGGCGGTTCCACGGGCCGCTCAGTCGGCGGAGCCGTCTGCGGTCGAGGTCGCCGGAGACGCGGACGACTACGCGGTCGTCTTCGAGGCGATGGGGCGTGAACTCGCCGACGGTGACTGGGAGGAGTACACTAACGGCGCGTTCTTCAACCACGTCGGCGAATACATGCTCGATTGGGTCGAGTGCCTGGCGACGCTGGGTTCGGATGCCGGGCTCGAGACTGACCGCGCACAGATCGTCGCTGACGATTGA
- the prf1 gene encoding peptide chain release factor aRF-1, translating into MSQEGEQEQSDRKKYEFRKVIEDLKNYDGSGTQLVTIYVPEDRQISDVVQHVTQEHSEAANIKSKQTRTAVQDALTSIKDRLRYFDTFPPDNGIVLFSGAVDSGGGRTEMVTKVLESPPQPIESFRYHCDSDFLTEPLEEMLADKGLYGLIVLDRREANVGWLKGKRIEPVKSASSLVPGKQRKGGQSAQRFARLRLEAIDNFYQEVAGMANDLFVPKRHELDGILVGGPSPTKDEFLDGDYLHHEIQDNVIGKFDVAYTDESGLKDLVNNAEDALADAEVMKDKQVMEEFFEELNAGDLATYGFEQTRRNLMMGAVDRLLISEDLRKDVITYDCPECGTTEREVIDRRKSIPTHTCTECGTDVEASDEDREDAIDHLIDIAEQRGTETKFISTDFEKGEQLYNAFGGFAGILRYSTGV; encoded by the coding sequence ATGAGCCAGGAGGGCGAGCAGGAGCAATCCGACCGGAAGAAATACGAGTTCCGGAAGGTCATCGAAGATCTCAAGAATTACGACGGCTCCGGAACGCAGCTCGTGACGATCTACGTTCCCGAGGATAGACAGATCAGTGACGTCGTTCAACACGTCACGCAGGAACACAGCGAAGCGGCTAACATCAAATCCAAACAGACTCGAACGGCCGTCCAGGACGCGTTGACGAGCATCAAAGACCGGCTCCGATACTTCGACACCTTTCCGCCGGACAACGGCATCGTGTTGTTCTCGGGTGCCGTCGACTCCGGTGGCGGCCGAACCGAGATGGTTACCAAGGTCCTCGAGAGCCCGCCCCAGCCAATCGAATCCTTCCGCTATCACTGCGACTCGGACTTTCTAACCGAACCGCTCGAGGAGATGCTCGCCGACAAGGGCCTGTACGGCCTGATCGTCCTCGATCGCCGCGAGGCAAACGTCGGTTGGTTGAAAGGAAAGCGCATCGAACCGGTCAAGTCAGCCTCCTCGCTCGTTCCTGGCAAGCAGCGCAAAGGTGGCCAGTCCGCCCAGCGATTCGCTCGCCTCCGCCTCGAGGCTATCGACAACTTCTATCAGGAGGTCGCGGGGATGGCGAACGATCTGTTCGTCCCGAAACGCCACGAACTCGACGGGATCCTCGTCGGCGGCCCGTCGCCGACCAAAGACGAGTTTCTGGACGGTGACTACCTCCACCACGAGATTCAGGACAACGTAATCGGGAAGTTCGACGTCGCCTACACGGACGAATCTGGCCTGAAGGACCTCGTCAACAACGCCGAAGACGCGTTGGCCGACGCCGAGGTGATGAAGGACAAGCAGGTGATGGAGGAGTTTTTCGAGGAACTCAACGCCGGCGATCTGGCGACCTACGGCTTCGAGCAGACTCGCCGAAACCTGATGATGGGAGCGGTCGACCGCCTGCTGATCAGCGAGGACCTCCGGAAGGACGTCATTACCTACGACTGTCCCGAATGCGGAACCACCGAGCGGGAGGTGATCGACCGCCGAAAGTCGATTCCGACCCACACCTGTACCGAGTGCGGAACTGACGTCGAGGCGTCCGACGAGGACCGCGAGGACGCTATCGACCACCTCATCGATATCGCCGAACAGCGGGGGACGGAGACGAAATTCATCTCGACGGACTTCGAGAAGGGAGAACAGCTCTACAACGCGTTCGGCGGGTTTGCCGGGATTCTGCGGTATAGTACCGGCGTCTAG
- a CDS encoding NUDIX domain-containing protein, whose protein sequence is MVSRPPTFCPDCGARLETITFDDRERMQCPTCETIVWHNPVPCAGVAVVDSSGPEPAVLCVERGIPPGVGEWTIPGGHIEIGEEPAAAAARELAEETGIVVETVDLEIMAASALPPRADKHVVTVHYVADWADAEGDPVAGSDATDARFWTPAEFAASSETFRPIHEDRFREAATLFE, encoded by the coding sequence ATGGTCAGCCGACCGCCGACGTTCTGCCCCGATTGTGGCGCTCGACTCGAGACGATCACGTTCGACGACCGCGAGCGCATGCAGTGTCCGACCTGTGAGACCATCGTCTGGCACAATCCGGTCCCCTGTGCCGGCGTGGCGGTGGTCGATTCGTCCGGGCCCGAACCTGCCGTTCTTTGCGTCGAACGCGGCATCCCGCCGGGGGTCGGCGAGTGGACGATTCCCGGTGGGCACATAGAGATCGGCGAAGAACCGGCCGCTGCGGCCGCCCGCGAACTCGCCGAGGAGACCGGAATCGTCGTCGAGACGGTCGATCTCGAGATCATGGCCGCGTCGGCGTTGCCGCCGCGAGCAGACAAACACGTGGTGACGGTCCACTACGTGGCCGACTGGGCCGACGCCGAAGGCGACCCGGTGGCGGGAAGCGACGCGACGGACGCCCGCTTCTGGACGCCAGCCGAATTCGCCGCCTCGAGCGAAACGTTTCGGCCGATCCACGAGGACCGATTCCGGGAGGCCGCAACGCTGTTCGAATGA
- a CDS encoding lysylphosphatidylglycerol synthase transmembrane domain-containing protein, with protein sequence MENGGERTGGERSGQDERSIPPTADGRSPSRTERTESERESECRGSSNRSLADCTRGRLAIAGTVVVLLALVVALRELDVRTVVGEVSSADPRLLAGAIVVYAVSWPLRGLRYRDALAAMGHRSDTTFATMAVFASQTANLAIPARAGDAVRAHVMRTNRDVPYTAGFASLSVERVFDLLTIAALAGLSTAWLVLTDAAGPLAVVASADRGRTAVLVAAVVSLASAGIGVAVVTSARADHGLGAWLHARVENWPRLEWGLDAMLRFVEDVQEVARRPRALVRIGAESLVVWSLDVCTAVLVLASLGNDLGFASLLSVGTLAVSVGNLAKVLPLSQGGVGLYEAAFTALVVGLTPIGPSTALAAAIVDHALKNGVTLIGGTGCIAALGLSLSDGPKESKPRRQTGSFLGWPKR encoded by the coding sequence ATGGAAAACGGGGGTGAGCGAACCGGCGGTGAGCGATCGGGCCAGGACGAACGATCGATCCCGCCTACTGCCGACGGTCGCTCTCCCTCGAGAACCGAACGCACCGAGTCGGAACGGGAGAGCGAGTGCCGTGGGTCGTCGAATCGCAGCCTCGCCGATTGTACTCGCGGCCGATTGGCTATCGCGGGGACGGTGGTCGTGTTGCTCGCACTGGTCGTGGCCCTCCGGGAACTGGATGTGCGAACCGTCGTCGGCGAGGTCTCGAGCGCCGATCCGCGCTTGTTGGCTGGTGCGATTGTCGTGTACGCCGTTTCGTGGCCACTCCGCGGGCTGCGGTATCGCGACGCGCTGGCGGCGATGGGTCACCGAAGCGACACCACCTTTGCGACGATGGCCGTTTTCGCCAGTCAGACGGCGAACCTCGCAATTCCGGCACGAGCCGGGGATGCGGTACGCGCCCACGTGATGCGAACGAACCGAGACGTTCCGTACACCGCAGGGTTCGCGTCACTGTCCGTCGAGCGCGTGTTCGATTTGCTGACGATCGCCGCGCTCGCGGGGCTTTCTACCGCGTGGCTCGTCCTTACCGATGCAGCTGGTCCGCTCGCGGTCGTCGCGTCGGCCGACCGCGGACGAACTGCCGTTCTGGTCGCGGCGGTCGTGAGTCTTGCGTCCGCGGGGATCGGCGTGGCGGTCGTTACGTCCGCTCGAGCAGATCACGGACTTGGCGCGTGGCTCCACGCGCGGGTCGAGAACTGGCCGCGCCTCGAGTGGGGTCTCGACGCTATGCTTCGGTTTGTAGAGGACGTACAGGAAGTTGCTCGACGACCGCGAGCCCTCGTGCGCATCGGCGCCGAGAGTCTGGTAGTGTGGTCGCTCGACGTGTGTACTGCAGTCCTCGTCCTCGCGTCGCTCGGGAACGATCTCGGGTTCGCTTCCTTGCTTTCGGTCGGGACGCTTGCGGTCAGCGTCGGCAATCTCGCGAAAGTCCTCCCGCTCTCGCAGGGAGGCGTCGGTCTCTACGAGGCCGCCTTTACGGCACTGGTCGTCGGCCTGACGCCGATCGGTCCGAGTACGGCCCTCGCCGCTGCGATCGTCGATCACGCCCTGAAAAACGGCGTAACGCTGATCGGCGGTACAGGATGTATCGCCGCGCTGGGTCTCTCACTCTCGGACGGGCCGAAGGAGTCGAAACCGAGACGGCAGACCGGCAGTTTTTTAGGTTGGCCTAAAAGATAG
- a CDS encoding extracellular solute-binding protein: MNGDSGERVVTRRNALQMGAGLGVTSLAGCLGFFTNDQNVEIPPLSEFRGSGTLVEGRPAPGGTSIEDLPDLSGDLALYIGGGEGGIYYEFVEMLQEIYPDFTVHPNDNDSASLAQTIVEEVEAGAAQADVFWSIDASSLGFVADNDAYDPLSDTAVDSVANDQFVGDDNAWAGVAGRARSVPYNTEELNESDIPSTVQEFPSTDALQGSMGWAPTYGAFKSFVTAMRLIEGEDATRNWLSDMKEAGTERHGNEYAVSQAVANGSLAAGFANHYYAMRVKNQQSDAPIDLAFTEGDAGALINVAGTLKVKGTQRGELVDDFVRHLLSSEAQEYFATISFAYPMIDGVEPVGGLPTIDELNPPDIDLAKLSNLEPTLNLMDEAGVSG; the protein is encoded by the coding sequence ATGAACGGAGACAGCGGAGAGCGCGTGGTAACGCGCAGAAACGCGTTGCAGATGGGGGCCGGACTGGGCGTCACCTCGCTTGCGGGCTGTCTGGGATTTTTTACCAACGATCAGAACGTCGAGATACCGCCACTCTCTGAGTTCCGGGGCTCGGGGACTCTCGTCGAAGGTCGTCCTGCACCGGGTGGAACGTCGATAGAGGACCTCCCGGATCTCTCGGGTGACCTCGCACTCTACATCGGCGGCGGCGAGGGCGGCATCTACTACGAGTTCGTGGAGATGTTACAGGAGATCTATCCCGATTTCACCGTCCATCCGAACGATAACGACTCGGCGTCGCTGGCTCAGACGATCGTCGAGGAAGTAGAGGCCGGTGCGGCCCAGGCGGACGTGTTCTGGTCGATCGACGCCAGTTCGCTGGGGTTCGTCGCGGATAACGATGCCTACGATCCACTGTCGGATACAGCAGTCGACTCGGTCGCAAACGACCAGTTCGTCGGCGACGACAACGCGTGGGCCGGTGTCGCCGGACGTGCACGTTCCGTTCCGTACAACACAGAGGAGTTGAACGAGTCGGACATTCCGTCTACCGTCCAGGAATTTCCGTCGACCGACGCCCTTCAGGGGTCGATGGGCTGGGCACCGACGTACGGGGCGTTCAAATCGTTCGTGACAGCCATGCGCTTGATCGAGGGAGAGGACGCGACCCGCAACTGGCTGTCTGACATGAAAGAAGCCGGTACAGAGCGCCACGGTAACGAATACGCCGTCTCGCAGGCTGTCGCTAACGGCTCCCTGGCGGCCGGATTCGCGAACCACTACTACGCGATGCGCGTCAAAAATCAACAGTCAGACGCGCCGATCGATCTTGCCTTTACCGAAGGTGACGCCGGAGCCCTGATTAACGTCGCCGGCACGCTGAAGGTGAAAGGAACCCAGCGAGGCGAACTCGTCGACGATTTCGTCCGGCACCTGCTATCTTCGGAGGCCCAGGAGTACTTCGCCACGATCAGTTTCGCCTATCCGATGATCGACGGCGTCGAACCGGTCGGCGGACTCCCGACTATCGATGAACTGAACCCACCGGATATCGACCTCGCGAAGCTCTCGAATCTGGAACCAACCCTGAACCTGATGGACGAAGCTGGCGTCTCGGGATGA